One region of Pyramidobacter sp. YE332 genomic DNA includes:
- the ychF gene encoding redox-regulated ATPase YchF: protein MKLGIVGLPNVGKSTLFNAITAAGADASNYPFCTIEPNVGVVEVPDPRLKVLSDMFHSVKITPAVVEFYDIAGLVRGASKGEGLGNKFLANIREASAIVQVVRCFENPNIVHVDGSVNPARDIETIELELILSDLEMVERNLAKLEKLAKADKKLAPNLELLRRAKETLEAGKLVRTLALNDEEKQYLRGLNLLSDKPMLYVANIAEDEIGVAALNEYAQVVRDHAKAEGAEFVTICAQIEAEIAELADAEKAEYLEALGLKEAGLDRLISAGYRLLGLISFLTAGEKESRAWPIRRGTLAPQAAGTIHSDFERGFIRAQIVGYDDLIACGSIAEAKAKGLLRLEGKEYVMQDGDVVEFRFNV, encoded by the coding sequence TTGAAATTAGGTATTGTAGGTCTGCCGAACGTGGGCAAGAGCACTCTTTTCAATGCCATCACAGCCGCCGGGGCGGACGCGTCGAACTATCCTTTCTGCACGATCGAACCCAACGTCGGCGTGGTGGAAGTACCCGATCCGCGTCTCAAAGTCCTTTCCGATATGTTCCACTCGGTGAAAATCACCCCCGCCGTCGTCGAATTTTACGACATTGCCGGTCTTGTGCGCGGCGCCAGCAAGGGAGAAGGGCTGGGGAACAAATTTCTCGCCAATATCCGCGAGGCCAGCGCCATCGTCCAGGTGGTGCGCTGCTTCGAGAACCCCAACATCGTCCACGTGGACGGCTCCGTGAATCCGGCCCGCGACATCGAGACCATTGAACTGGAGCTGATCCTTTCCGACCTGGAAATGGTGGAACGGAACCTCGCCAAACTGGAGAAACTGGCGAAAGCCGACAAAAAGCTGGCACCCAACCTCGAACTGCTGCGTCGGGCGAAGGAAACGCTCGAAGCCGGCAAACTGGTGCGCACCCTTGCGTTGAACGATGAAGAAAAGCAGTATCTTCGCGGTCTGAATCTCCTTTCCGACAAGCCGATGCTCTATGTGGCCAATATCGCCGAGGATGAAATCGGCGTGGCGGCGTTGAACGAGTACGCTCAGGTGGTCCGCGACCATGCGAAGGCCGAAGGGGCGGAGTTCGTGACGATATGCGCTCAGATCGAAGCGGAGATCGCCGAGCTTGCCGATGCTGAAAAGGCGGAGTATCTCGAAGCTCTCGGGCTGAAGGAAGCCGGGCTGGACCGTCTGATTTCCGCGGGATACCGTCTGCTGGGGCTGATCTCGTTCTTGACGGCGGGAGAAAAGGAATCGCGCGCTTGGCCGATTCGCAGAGGAACTTTGGCTCCGCAGGCGGCGGGCACGATTCACAGCGATTTCGAGCGCGGTTTTATCCGCGCCCAGATCGTCGGCTATGACGATCTGATCGCCTGCGGCTCGATCGCCGAGGCGAAAGCCAAGGGGCTGCTCCGTCTTGAAGGGAAAGAGTATGTCATGCAGGATGGCGACGTGGTGGAATTCCGTTTCAACGTTTAA
- a CDS encoding GTPase, with product MAGRTAWFPGHMAKGTRQLEELLDKLDVIVEVRDARAPELTASPLTKKFARRRPVWIVMTKRDLADKDITAQWLGHYKNNRREAWAFDLLSRQIAPLKQAFTRCKPKYRELRVAVVGIPNVGKSALLNLLIGKKSAPVGGIPGITRGVSWYRGGDFLVVDSPGILDPRSGAAVQRALAWLGCSKADVIGGYDTVACSLIDYLQRQGLWHFIEEKWGVPADPEDTAAVLEAVGRRLGCLVSGGMVDYTLAGRRFLESFSTGKLGNLSLESPTMPAAERLQAPEDGDEDE from the coding sequence ATGGCGGGCAGGACGGCGTGGTTCCCCGGCCACATGGCCAAGGGCACCCGGCAGCTGGAAGAACTTCTCGACAAGCTCGACGTGATCGTCGAGGTCCGCGACGCGCGCGCCCCCGAGCTGACCGCGTCGCCGCTGACGAAAAAATTTGCGCGGCGCCGGCCCGTCTGGATCGTCATGACCAAACGGGATCTGGCGGACAAGGACATCACGGCGCAATGGCTCGGTCATTATAAAAATAACAGGCGCGAGGCGTGGGCGTTCGATCTGCTGTCACGGCAGATCGCGCCTTTGAAGCAGGCCTTCACGCGCTGCAAGCCCAAATATCGCGAGCTGCGGGTCGCGGTCGTGGGGATCCCCAACGTGGGCAAATCGGCGCTGCTGAATTTGCTGATCGGCAAAAAATCCGCGCCGGTCGGCGGCATCCCCGGCATCACCCGCGGCGTTTCCTGGTACCGCGGCGGCGATTTTCTGGTCGTCGATTCGCCCGGCATCCTCGATCCGCGCTCGGGCGCGGCCGTCCAAAGGGCCCTGGCCTGGCTCGGCTGTTCCAAGGCGGACGTGATCGGCGGCTACGACACGGTCGCCTGCTCTTTGATCGATTATCTGCAGCGGCAGGGGCTCTGGCATTTTATCGAAGAGAAGTGGGGCGTCCCCGCCGACCCGGAAGACACGGCGGCCGTTCTCGAAGCCGTCGGACGCCGATTGGGCTGTCTCGTCAGCGGCGGGATGGTCGATTATACGCTCGCCGGCCGGCGTTTTCTCGAATCGTTCTCCACGGGGAAGCTGGGCAATCTTTCGCTGGAGAGTCCGACGATGCCGGCGGCCGAAAGACTTCAGGCGCCGGAAGATGGGGATGAAGACGAGTGA
- a CDS encoding YifB family Mg chelatase-like AAA ATPase, which yields MTVAAEIQGITLRGIEALPVEVESEITSGMFSFSVVGLPDAAVRESRERVRAALRELDISIYGRIAVNLAPADLPKEGSLLDLPIAVALACEKEYCSPPGAAIYMGELALDGRVRPVRGAVPAAMLARSLALPLFCPEGNAAEVALVDGVEAYSVPTLKDLLLFLRHEKELSRVVKNMPPSELNAVEPDFADVKGQMIARRALEIAAAGHHNILLVGSPGSGKTLMARALQGILPPLSDDEFLETLLIRSAVGLSAPVDRRRPFRQVHHTASTVSICGGGSDIRPGEVSLAHRGVLFLDEFTEFRRDLIEALRQPLEDGFITVNRAAGSVTYPSRVLLVLAANPCACGWRGDPLEQCRCSSQELERYKRKFSGPMLDRVDLYVSVPRLTPQELLELGGTPRESSAEIRARVLRARKRQWERKERVGAECNAELSEKMLRCEIGLSAEARRYLTAMAERLRLSGRGLSRVLRVARTIADLAGERNVDDRAVAEALAYRDSGVLE from the coding sequence ATGACCGTGGCTGCTGAAATACAAGGCATCACGCTGCGCGGCATCGAAGCGTTGCCGGTGGAAGTGGAATCGGAGATCACGTCGGGGATGTTCTCCTTTTCGGTCGTGGGGCTGCCCGACGCGGCGGTGCGCGAATCGCGCGAACGCGTGCGCGCGGCGCTACGCGAGCTGGATATCTCCATTTACGGCCGCATCGCCGTCAATCTCGCTCCGGCCGATCTGCCCAAGGAGGGGAGTCTGCTCGATCTGCCGATCGCGGTGGCTCTGGCCTGCGAGAAGGAATATTGTTCTCCGCCCGGCGCGGCGATTTATATGGGCGAACTGGCGCTGGACGGACGGGTGCGTCCCGTCCGGGGCGCGGTCCCTGCGGCGATGCTGGCGCGTTCGCTGGCCCTGCCGCTTTTCTGTCCCGAAGGCAACGCCGCGGAAGTGGCGCTGGTCGACGGCGTTGAGGCGTACAGCGTGCCGACGCTGAAAGATCTTTTGCTCTTTCTGCGTCACGAGAAAGAGTTGAGCCGAGTCGTCAAGAACATGCCGCCTTCGGAGTTGAACGCCGTCGAACCGGATTTCGCGGACGTGAAGGGACAGATGATCGCGAGAAGAGCTCTCGAAATCGCGGCGGCCGGCCATCACAACATTTTGCTTGTCGGCTCTCCGGGCAGCGGCAAGACGCTGATGGCGCGCGCCTTGCAGGGCATTTTGCCGCCGCTGTCCGACGACGAGTTTCTCGAAACTCTGCTGATCCGGAGCGCCGTCGGTCTGTCGGCCCCCGTCGACCGACGCCGTCCTTTCCGACAAGTTCATCATACCGCGAGCACCGTCTCCATCTGCGGCGGCGGCAGCGATATCCGCCCCGGCGAAGTGAGCCTTGCGCACCGCGGCGTGCTGTTCCTCGACGAATTCACGGAGTTTCGCCGGGATCTGATCGAGGCGTTGCGTCAGCCGCTGGAAGACGGTTTCATCACGGTGAACCGGGCGGCGGGCAGCGTCACGTACCCGAGCCGGGTCTTGCTCGTGCTGGCGGCCAATCCGTGCGCCTGCGGCTGGCGCGGCGATCCGCTCGAGCAGTGCCGCTGCAGCAGTCAGGAACTGGAGCGCTATAAAAGAAAATTCTCCGGTCCGATGCTGGACCGAGTGGATCTCTACGTCTCGGTGCCGCGTTTGACGCCGCAAGAACTGCTCGAACTGGGAGGAACTCCCAGGGAAAGCAGCGCGGAAATCCGCGCCCGAGTCCTAAGAGCCCGAAAGCGGCAATGGGAGCGCAAAGAACGCGTCGGCGCGGAGTGCAACGCGGAATTGTCCGAGAAGATGCTGCGGTGCGAAATAGGCTTGAGCGCCGAGGCGCGAAGATACCTGACCGCGATGGCCGAACGCCTGCGGCTTTCCGGCCGGGGCTTGAGCCGCGTCCTGCGCGTCGCCCGCACGATCGCCGACCTCGCGGGGGAGCGAAACGTGGATGACCGCGCGGTCGCCGAAGCGCTGGCCTACAGAGATTCGGGAGTGCTGGAATGA
- a CDS encoding nucleoside-diphosphate sugar epimerase/dehydratase, which translates to MENFGLQIVGAWRSLGARNGCVALVDALLLSLAVYVSYALRFSIFLEHAAAYGIFEAGPLYVAAVMFSFYAGGVYRVYWLQTSIEELLILLKAYLPACAVLIGLYVGTDVPFVVPRSVMGMLFLCGFAFLTLSRLSWRLTLQEHNGNPRRRTLIVGAGEAGVLLARDLKRHDSDFNVVGFLDDDPAKLKKTIAGIPVLGTLRELIGIVGAERISDVWVALPSAPACRVRDLLNGLLSLKSSVRILPSLQELADGTVSLNKLRKVRLEDLLPREPVSLDAEQIGQLLHGRTVLISGAGGSIGSEIVRQILPYAPAALVLLGHGEFSIYTLLEELRERACQTELVPVIADVADERAMEEVFSRWRPDIVFHAAAHKHVPLMECNAREAIRTNALGTWILGRMAGRYETKRFVMISTDKAVNPSSVMGASKRIAEMALMELQKDYPQTAYMAVRFGNVLGSRGSVVPKFERQIAAGGPVTVTHPRMVRYFMLIPEAAGLVLQTAAIGSPGRIYVLDMGKPVNIAEVARTLIRLNGYEPDRDVRIAYTGIRPGEKLFEELFYDEKHVEATSHSKIFCAKISEEGRAEITGMLGKIETLLGEPEIASSLAKIVPEYRGSGEAAGEK; encoded by the coding sequence GTGGAGAATTTTGGCCTTCAGATCGTCGGGGCGTGGCGCAGCCTGGGTGCCCGGAACGGCTGCGTGGCCCTGGTCGATGCGCTTCTGCTGAGCCTGGCGGTGTACGTGAGTTACGCCTTGAGATTCTCGATCTTTTTGGAACATGCGGCGGCTTATGGGATCTTCGAGGCGGGGCCGCTTTACGTTGCGGCCGTCATGTTTTCGTTTTATGCCGGCGGAGTCTATCGGGTCTACTGGCTGCAGACGAGCATCGAAGAACTTCTGATCCTGCTGAAAGCCTATCTGCCGGCCTGCGCCGTGCTGATCGGGCTGTATGTTGGGACCGACGTCCCGTTCGTGGTGCCGCGGAGCGTTATGGGAATGCTGTTCCTCTGCGGTTTTGCCTTCCTGACGCTGTCGCGCCTCTCATGGCGGCTGACCTTGCAGGAACACAACGGGAATCCGCGGAGGAGAACGCTGATCGTCGGCGCCGGGGAGGCGGGCGTGCTTTTGGCTCGCGACCTGAAACGACATGATTCTGACTTCAACGTCGTCGGCTTTCTCGATGACGATCCGGCCAAATTGAAAAAGACGATCGCCGGCATTCCCGTCCTTGGGACGCTCCGCGAGCTGATCGGCATTGTCGGGGCCGAGCGGATCAGCGACGTTTGGGTGGCGCTGCCTTCCGCTCCGGCTTGCAGAGTCCGCGATCTCCTGAACGGACTTCTGTCCCTGAAGAGTTCCGTGCGTATTCTGCCTTCGCTGCAGGAACTTGCGGACGGCACGGTCTCTCTGAACAAATTGCGCAAGGTCCGCCTCGAGGATCTGCTGCCCCGGGAGCCCGTCAGCCTCGATGCCGAACAGATCGGTCAGCTTCTCCACGGGCGGACGGTCTTGATTTCCGGTGCGGGAGGCTCGATCGGCAGCGAAATCGTCCGCCAGATTCTGCCTTACGCGCCCGCGGCGCTGGTTTTGCTCGGCCACGGCGAGTTCTCGATTTACACGCTGCTGGAGGAATTGCGGGAAAGGGCGTGCCAGACCGAACTTGTGCCGGTGATTGCCGACGTCGCTGATGAAAGGGCGATGGAAGAAGTTTTTTCTCGGTGGCGTCCGGACATCGTTTTTCACGCGGCGGCCCACAAACATGTGCCGCTGATGGAATGCAACGCCCGCGAGGCGATCCGTACCAACGCGCTCGGCACGTGGATTCTCGGCAGAATGGCCGGCAGATACGAGACGAAACGTTTTGTGATGATTTCCACGGACAAGGCGGTCAACCCGAGCAGCGTCATGGGGGCCAGCAAGCGGATCGCCGAGATGGCCTTGATGGAACTGCAGAAGGATTATCCGCAGACGGCTTACATGGCGGTACGCTTCGGCAACGTTCTCGGCAGCCGCGGCAGCGTTGTTCCCAAGTTCGAGCGCCAGATCGCGGCGGGCGGCCCCGTAACGGTGACTCATCCGCGGATGGTCCGCTATTTCATGCTGATCCCGGAGGCAGCCGGGCTGGTTCTGCAGACGGCGGCCATCGGTTCGCCTGGGCGGATTTACGTCCTGGACATGGGAAAACCCGTCAATATCGCCGAAGTCGCCCGGACGCTGATTCGTCTGAACGGTTACGAGCCGGACCGCGATGTCAGGATCGCGTATACCGGCATTCGTCCGGGCGAGAAGCTCTTTGAAGAACTTTTTTACGATGAGAAACACGTGGAAGCGACCTCGCACTCGAAAATTTTCTGCGCGAAAATCTCTGAAGAAGGACGCGCCGAGATCACAGGGATGCTTGGCAAAATCGAAACGCTTCTCGGGGAGCCTGAGATCGCGTCGTCTCTTGCGAAGATCGTCCCGGAATATAGAGGTTCGGGCGAAGCGGCTGGGGAAAAATGA
- a CDS encoding YraN family protein, giving the protein MRQLTLNLKERIGRLLKPARPAKDTESGILTQAERAFFLAKQRAAVGRWAEELAAAFLQARGLKILERNVRERFSELDLIALEGNVLVFVEVRCRRKNPVMSAQDSIGPLKWKRLVRGAELYTLRRRWRGEWRMDLVSVDVDHERWHLRWLRYLEMEGADDRGC; this is encoded by the coding sequence ATGAGACAACTCACGTTGAATCTTAAAGAGCGGATCGGCCGGCTGCTGAAGCCTGCGCGGCCTGCGAAAGATACCGAGAGCGGTATCCTGACGCAGGCCGAGCGGGCTTTTTTTCTGGCGAAGCAGCGCGCGGCCGTCGGCCGGTGGGCTGAGGAACTGGCCGCCGCTTTTTTGCAAGCGCGAGGGCTGAAGATTTTGGAACGCAACGTCAGAGAACGCTTCTCCGAGCTGGATCTGATCGCTCTGGAAGGGAACGTGCTCGTCTTTGTGGAGGTGCGCTGCCGGCGCAAAAATCCCGTCATGTCGGCGCAGGATTCGATCGGACCGCTGAAATGGAAACGCCTGGTCCGCGGCGCCGAGCTCTATACGCTGCGGCGTCGGTGGCGCGGCGAATGGCGGATGGATCTGGTCAGCGTCGACGTGGATCATGAACGCTGGCATTTGCGGTGGCTCAGATATCTGGAAATGGAAGGAGCGGATGACCGTGGCTGCTGA
- a CDS encoding ribonuclease HII — protein MILAGVDEAGRGPLAGPVVAAAVVLTEAQREELVGLGLRDSKKMTPPRREKVLARMLELNVVWRAASAPAERIDRLNILRATLWAMRRAVERLPLDVDGVIVDGNQEIPGLNVYQQAVVGGDDIYPQISAASVVAKVLRDRVMTVYDGIYPDYGFARHKGYGTEAHRRAIAELGPTPIHRRSFSWR, from the coding sequence GTGATTCTGGCAGGGGTCGACGAAGCGGGGCGAGGCCCTCTGGCCGGTCCCGTCGTGGCGGCGGCGGTCGTGCTGACGGAAGCGCAGCGGGAAGAACTGGTCGGTCTGGGGCTCCGCGACTCGAAAAAAATGACGCCGCCGCGGCGCGAAAAAGTACTGGCGCGCATGCTCGAACTGAACGTCGTCTGGCGCGCCGCGTCGGCGCCGGCCGAACGGATCGACCGGCTGAACATCCTGCGGGCGACTTTGTGGGCGATGCGCCGTGCGGTCGAAAGGCTCCCGCTTGACGTCGACGGCGTGATCGTCGACGGCAACCAGGAGATCCCCGGCCTGAACGTCTATCAGCAGGCGGTCGTCGGCGGCGACGATATCTATCCGCAGATTTCCGCGGCTTCCGTCGTCGCCAAAGTGCTTCGTGACCGCGTGATGACGGTCTACGACGGTATCTATCCCGATTATGGCTTTGCCCGGCACAAAGGTTACGGGACCGAGGCGCATCGCCGCGCGATTGCCGAACTGGGGCCAACGCCGATTCATAGAAGAAGTTTTTCCTGGAGGTAA
- a CDS encoding prepilin-type N-terminal cleavage/methylation domain-containing protein, giving the protein MTRGRRRKAFSLAEVLIGMAIVLTLSAGLFNTLRTESVQDLARRDMDDLMQWLDSAIARADRWRCSFYLSVYMPSDLSAPHFMTLRWLGRHSGSAAGEKFSANVQVRWRLNVDRRNFTYRWQTHTITPAFTVTACEAGGKNTGESLKLSLRGLLTRTSSR; this is encoded by the coding sequence ATGACGCGGGGACGGCGGCGGAAAGCTTTTTCTCTCGCGGAAGTCTTGATCGGCATGGCGATCGTCCTCACGCTTTCGGCGGGACTTTTCAATACGCTGCGCACCGAATCCGTCCAGGACCTGGCCAGGAGGGACATGGACGATCTGATGCAGTGGCTCGATTCGGCCATAGCCCGGGCTGACCGCTGGCGATGCAGTTTTTATCTGAGCGTTTACATGCCCTCGGATTTGTCCGCGCCGCATTTCATGACGCTGCGCTGGCTCGGCAGACATTCGGGCAGCGCGGCAGGAGAGAAGTTCAGCGCGAACGTGCAGGTGCGCTGGCGTCTGAATGTGGATCGTCGGAATTTCACGTATCGCTGGCAGACGCATACGATCACGCCGGCATTTACCGTCACGGCCTGCGAAGCGGGCGGCAAAAACACCGGCGAGTCTTTGAAGCTGTCCCTGCGCGGTTTGCTCACGCGGACAAGCTCTCGGTAA
- the dprA gene encoding DNA-processing protein DprA, with protein MNELELCVWLNGCEGLSANALQHVDLSDGPERIVEKLRHGEIVSQRGAEKLKKLARENWHKKEIERAENAGIFLISWYSNERYPFRLRDITEPPLVLYAKGNLPDFESAYSVVGTRRCTPYGFKVAALIGSALSRAGMTVVSGGARGIDGAAHGGALENDGTTVAVLGTGVDVVWPPEHDELFDNILRRGALLSEYPLGTVGRAWRFPRRNRIIAGLSKALIVVESPLKGGAMITARLAMEMGRDVWAVPGRIDERVCEGSNRLILDGASPLVNVADFVDHVSHFGQLDLFAPLELGDDERRVLDCLADQGDLTLDQISKRTGIAAVELMRLISGLQVQSLIYTSGGGRWRAVPH; from the coding sequence ATGAACGAACTGGAATTGTGCGTCTGGCTGAACGGGTGCGAAGGACTTTCGGCAAACGCGCTCCAGCACGTGGATCTCTCCGACGGACCGGAAAGAATCGTTGAAAAGCTGCGCCACGGCGAAATCGTTTCTCAGCGCGGCGCCGAGAAATTGAAAAAATTGGCTCGGGAAAACTGGCACAAAAAGGAGATCGAGCGCGCGGAAAACGCTGGTATTTTTTTAATTTCATGGTACAGTAATGAGAGATACCCGTTTCGTTTGCGCGACATCACCGAACCGCCGCTGGTGCTTTACGCAAAAGGGAATTTGCCGGATTTCGAGTCGGCGTATTCAGTCGTAGGAACGCGTCGCTGCACCCCTTACGGGTTCAAAGTCGCCGCCCTGATCGGCAGCGCGCTGTCGCGCGCGGGAATGACCGTCGTCAGCGGCGGGGCGCGCGGCATCGACGGCGCCGCTCACGGCGGCGCGCTGGAAAACGACGGGACGACCGTGGCCGTTTTGGGCACGGGCGTGGATGTCGTCTGGCCGCCGGAACACGACGAGCTTTTCGACAATATCCTGCGCCGCGGCGCGCTGCTCAGCGAATACCCTCTGGGCACTGTGGGGCGCGCCTGGCGTTTTCCCCGCCGCAACCGCATCATCGCGGGGCTGTCGAAAGCGTTGATCGTTGTGGAATCGCCGCTCAAAGGCGGCGCGATGATCACGGCGCGGCTGGCCATGGAAATGGGGCGCGACGTGTGGGCGGTGCCGGGGCGGATCGACGAACGGGTCTGCGAGGGCAGCAATCGCTTGATCCTCGACGGCGCTTCGCCGTTGGTCAATGTGGCGGATTTCGTCGATCATGTCAGCCATTTCGGGCAGCTCGATCTGTTTGCTCCACTGGAACTCGGCGACGATGAACGGCGGGTTCTGGACTGTCTTGCCGATCAGGGGGACCTGACGCTGGATCAGATCTCAAAGAGAACCGGTATTGCCGCGGTAGAATTGATGCGCTTGATTTCGGGACTTCAGGTTCAGTCGCTTATTTATACTTCAGGGGGCGGACGCTGGAGAGCGGTTCCACATTAG